The Kribbella sp. NBC_00662 nucleotide sequence CTAGTGCGGCGGGGGTTTCGTTACCTGGCGTTTCGGTGTTCATCGGCGCACGCCCTCACGGGGTCGGAGTCGTCCCTCCAAGCGTACGGGCGGGAAAAGCGTGCGTGCGCCGTACGACGTTCCGAGTCCGCAGAAGGTTCACGACGAACCGCGGCGGACGGTTCATCAATTTCCCGGTGGAGCGAAGTGGAGGAAGGAAGTGGAGCGATGGGGAGGGCCAGACGGTTGAGTCGGCAGCGACACGCGGGAAAGCAGGCGTGGATTCACGCGGCGCGGGGGCGGAATGGGGCGGAAGTTGGTTGACGGTGGTGGAAAGTGGAGTAAGGTGGAGCGCAGTGGAACTGAAGTGGTGGAAACACTCGCCTGAGTCGGAGAGTCCGCAACGGGGAGGTGGAGCGTGTTCCTCGGAACTCACTTCCCCAAGCTCGACGACAAGGGACGGCTGTTCCTGCCGGCGAAGTTCCGCGACGAGCTGGCCGACGGTCTGGTGATCACGCGTGGGCAGGAGCGATCGCTGTCCGTGTGGCCGGAGCGTGAGTTCGTCCAGCTGACCGAGCAGTTGAAGCAGGCTCCGATCACCAACAAGGGTGCCCGGGACTACCTACGGATGTTGTTCGCCGGCGCCTCCAACGAGATGCCGGACAAGCAGGGCCGGGTCACCATCCCACCGATGTTGCGTGATTACGCGTCACTGGATCGCGACTGCGTCGTCATCGGGGCGATGAACCGGGTGGAGATCTGGAACACGGAGAACTGGAACCGGTACTCCGCGGAGCAGGAGCAGGCGTTCGCCGACCTCTCCGAGGAAGTGCTGCCAGGCATCTTCTAGAGGCACAGCTGAACAGAGTGCGAGGACACACCGACCGTCCGGTGAGATCACGGGTCCGACTTCCGACCTGCAGTGTTGGCGTCACTTCCCCGGCGCCAAGGCCATCAGGTACTTCCCCGGGAGGCGTACCCGCGATCTGACCGGACGGTGCTGTCTACGTACCACACAAGACCTGCGGGGGCAGGGTCGCTCCCGCAGGGGCAGGGCAGTGACGGGAAGGGTCGAGATGAACGCTGCGGAGCGGCATGTGCCGGTGATGCTGGAGCGCGTGGTCGCGCTGCTGGCGCCGGCACTCGCGCGTCCCGGCGCGGTCGTCGTCGACGCCACCCTCGGCCTCGGCGGTCATTCCGAGGCGTTCCTGCGGCAGTTCCCCGACGTACGGCTGATCGGCTTCGACCGGGACCCGGCCGCGCTGGAGCTGGCCGGCGAGCGACTCGCGCCGTACGAGGACCGGATCACGCTCGTGCACGCGGTGTACGACGAGTTGCCGCGGGCGCTCGCGGATCTCGGCATACCGGCGATCGACGGGATCCTGTTCGACCTCGGCGTCTCGTCGATGCAGCTGGACGAGGCCGACCGTGGGTTCGCGTACGCGCAGGACGCGCCGCTGGACATGCGGATGGACTCGACCGGCCCGACCACCGCGGCCGACATCGTCAACACCTACAGCGCGGCCGACCTGGCCCGGATCCTGTTCCAGTACGGCGAGGAGAAGTTCGCCCGCCGGATCGCGGACCGGATCGTGCGGGAGCGGGAGACCGAGCCGTTCACGAACAGCGCGCGGCTGTCCGAGCTGGTCCGGAACGCGATCCCGCAGGCGGCCCGGCGTACCGGAGGACATCCGGCGAAGCGGACGTTCCAGGCGCTGCGGATCGAGGTGAACGGCGAGCTCGACGTACTGCGTCGTGCGCTGCCGGCCGCGCTGCAGGCGCTGGCGTTGCACGGGCGGATCGTGGTGATGAGCTACCACTCGCTCGAGGACCGGATCACCAAGCAAGCGTTCGCGGCCGGCACGAAGACCGACGTACCGGACGACCTGCCGGTGATCCCGGCCGGACATGAGCCGTATCTGAAACTGCTGACCCGCGGTGCCGAGCGACCGACCGAGGAAGAGGTCGCCGCGAACCCGCGCGCGGCGTCCGCCCGGGTGCGGGCGGCGACACGAATCCGGGAGAAGGGACTGGTGGCCTGATGAGCACTGTCTTCAGCCCGCAGAAGGCGCGGGTGACGCCGGTCCCCAGCACTGCGAAGAAGCGCACCGAGCCGCGGCTGCGGGTGGTGTACGGCGCGCCGTTCCGGCCGCCGCGGATGCCGTTCGTCATCTTCGTGGTTTCGCTGCTGGCCGCAGGGCTGGTCGGTCTGCTGCTGCTGAACACGCAGCTGCAGAGCGGGACGTTCGAGGTCACCAAGCTGAGCGCCCAGGCGGATCAGCTGCGCGACCAGCAGGAGCTGCTGGAGAAGCAGGTCCGCACGCTGGAGTCGCCGCAGAACCTGTCCGACCGCGCGCTGCGGATGGGCATGGTGCCGAACCCGAACCCGGTGTTCCTGCGGCTGTCCGACGGGCGGGTGCTCGGTGTGCCGGCCGAGGGCAAGGCCGGGACGGGTACGGCGATGTTCGGTCCGGGTACGCCGACCGGCACTGCCACCAAGCCGCCCGCGGTGAAGCCGACGACGAAGTCGCCGGTGAAGCCGACCACGCCGGTGAAGCCGACGGCCGGCACCACCAAGCCTCCGACGGGCACCACCAAGCCTCCGACGGGTACGACGAAGCCGCCGACCGGGACGACGAAGCCGCCGGTCACGACGAAGAAGCCTGCTACGACCACACGGGGATGATCGGATGACGGATCGACGGGGAAACGAGCCGCCACGCAAACGTGGTGCCACACCGGGCCGGGAGAACCCACCCCGCAAGGCTCAACCCCGTCGTCCGTCCGCTACAGACAGTCCCCGCTCCACTCCACCACGCCCCGAATCCACCCGCGAAAGACTCCTCCGCCAAGCCCAGGAGGAGAGCGGCGCTCCACGCCGGCCCTCGAGTGGTGAGGGAGAACGGCGACGCCGCCCAGCCCCGGAGAGCGCCGGGCGAGC carries:
- the rsmH gene encoding 16S rRNA (cytosine(1402)-N(4))-methyltransferase RsmH translates to MNAAERHVPVMLERVVALLAPALARPGAVVVDATLGLGGHSEAFLRQFPDVRLIGFDRDPAALELAGERLAPYEDRITLVHAVYDELPRALADLGIPAIDGILFDLGVSSMQLDEADRGFAYAQDAPLDMRMDSTGPTTAADIVNTYSAADLARILFQYGEEKFARRIADRIVRERETEPFTNSARLSELVRNAIPQAARRTGGHPAKRTFQALRIEVNGELDVLRRALPAALQALALHGRIVVMSYHSLEDRITKQAFAAGTKTDVPDDLPVIPAGHEPYLKLLTRGAERPTEEEVAANPRAASARVRAATRIREKGLVA
- the mraZ gene encoding division/cell wall cluster transcriptional repressor MraZ, producing MFLGTHFPKLDDKGRLFLPAKFRDELADGLVITRGQERSLSVWPEREFVQLTEQLKQAPITNKGARDYLRMLFAGASNEMPDKQGRVTIPPMLRDYASLDRDCVVIGAMNRVEIWNTENWNRYSAEQEQAFADLSEEVLPGIF